The proteins below come from a single Sinorhizobium fredii genomic window:
- a CDS encoding adenylate/guanylate cyclase domain-containing protein → MSAINDNVSEILLDKVADWLMRTSLSDESLETIVRGFCERLAAAGLPLMRVHLSFSMLHPLYDALGFTWWRGRGVEVSGLRHEELALNPDRFLRSPYYYLLSNNLDHVRRRIDPAQPSEFPIFDELKEQGATDYIAFMQPLGAVSEHGMVGSWTTDRHGGFSDDVIAALLRLQNHLAIAAKVAVLGKLADNMLTTYLGANAGRRVLSGQVRRGDGETVRAVLVMADMRDSTVLAEREGRQAYIETLNGFFDAIATPFNRHGGQILSFVGDGFIAVYPCGRHKEPSELASREAFAAVGTARARLAALNAERKRQGREPIGYGVGLHVGNVMFGNVGLRDRLTFSVFGSAVNEVQRLQNLTKKYGHNVVASEAFVNYCGGDWLTLGQERLRGVRQKFTVLYPKDAALAAIAQERAFDETEDGLSEAEHVMLLYRNKIGPPGPRGLIDKMLQ, encoded by the coding sequence ATGAGTGCGATCAACGACAATGTTTCCGAAATCCTCCTGGACAAGGTCGCGGACTGGCTGATGCGGACATCCCTCAGCGACGAATCGCTGGAGACGATCGTGCGCGGCTTCTGCGAGCGGCTGGCAGCGGCCGGCCTGCCGCTCATGCGCGTTCACCTCTCCTTTTCGATGCTCCACCCGCTCTATGACGCGCTCGGCTTCACCTGGTGGCGCGGCCGCGGCGTCGAGGTCAGCGGCCTTCGCCATGAGGAACTGGCGCTCAATCCCGATCGGTTCCTCCGCAGCCCCTATTATTACCTGCTCAGCAATAATCTCGACCATGTGCGGCGACGGATCGATCCGGCACAGCCGTCGGAATTCCCGATCTTCGATGAGCTCAAGGAACAGGGAGCGACCGACTATATCGCCTTCATGCAGCCGCTCGGCGCCGTCTCCGAGCATGGCATGGTCGGCTCCTGGACGACCGATCGTCACGGCGGTTTCAGCGATGACGTCATCGCCGCCTTGCTGAGGCTGCAGAACCATCTGGCCATCGCCGCCAAGGTCGCGGTGCTCGGCAAGCTCGCCGACAACATGTTGACCACCTATCTCGGCGCCAATGCCGGCCGGCGGGTCCTCAGCGGCCAGGTGCGCCGGGGAGATGGCGAGACGGTTCGCGCGGTCCTCGTCATGGCCGACATGCGCGACTCAACCGTTCTTGCAGAGCGGGAAGGCCGGCAAGCCTATATCGAGACGCTGAACGGTTTCTTCGACGCGATCGCGACGCCGTTCAACCGCCATGGCGGCCAGATCCTGAGCTTCGTCGGCGACGGCTTCATCGCCGTCTATCCCTGCGGCCGGCACAAGGAGCCTTCCGAGCTTGCGAGCCGCGAAGCCTTCGCCGCAGTCGGTACGGCGCGCGCCCGGCTCGCCGCTCTCAATGCCGAACGGAAGAGGCAGGGCCGCGAACCGATCGGCTACGGCGTCGGCCTGCATGTCGGCAACGTCATGTTCGGCAATGTCGGATTGCGGGACCGGCTGACTTTCTCGGTTTTCGGCTCGGCGGTAAACGAGGTGCAGCGGCTGCAGAATCTCACGAAGAAATACGGCCACAACGTCGTCGCCAGCGAAGCCTTCGTCAATTATTGCGGCGGCGATTGGCTGACTCTCGGGCAGGAGAGGCTGCGCGGCGTGCGCCAGAAGTTTACGGTTCTCTATCCCAAGGACGCGGCCCTCGCTGCCATCGCACAGGAACGCGCCTTCGACGAGACGGAGGATGGACTTTCCGAAGCGGAGCATGTCATGCTGCTCTATCGCAACAAGATCGGGCCGCCGGGGCCTCGCGGCCTGATCGACAAGATGCTCCAATGA
- a CDS encoding ABC transporter ATP-binding protein, translating to MTSGADLLRVEGLRITFSVLGGNVEAVRGANFRILPGKVTALVGESGSGKSAISQAIMGILPSVAKVGGRVLFNDTAAGAKPVDLLSLETDGSEIQEIRGARISKIFQEPMTSLSPLHTIGNQISEVLRIHTDADKAERRAQTEELLGYVGFANPKRAYDMYPFELSGGMRQRAMIAMALICRPALLIADEPTTALDVTVQAQILQLLRELQSKLNMAMLLITHDLGVVANMADEVVVIYHGDIVEAGPVEAIFRNPQHPYLKGLMAAVPHFDMKPGERLKALREVPVKAGTLLGTQHVKKAAGPDVLVSVRHLCKTFSTRSSGWFGSGTTSRHRAVNDVSFDIRRGECLGLVGESGCGKTTVSKILMRAVTPDQGSVTFDDGEGAVDVLKLDGAELKALRAKIQMVFQDPVSSLSPRMTVKNILSEPLEIHGRGDPKSRVETVRSLLQAVGLDQRFINRYPHSFSGGQRQRIGIARALALVPQLLICDEPVSALDVSVQAQILNLLKDLQKELGLTMLFISHNLAVVDYMADRIAVMCSGRIVELAPREVLMRNPVHPYTKSLLAAVPYPDLDRKLDFDALQASGCSDQRQWGVQFSDGGEENALFPADLGGGHYVLARKSADARELRP from the coding sequence ATGACTTCAGGAGCGGACCTACTAAGGGTTGAGGGTCTGCGGATCACATTTTCCGTGCTTGGCGGCAACGTGGAGGCCGTCCGGGGAGCGAATTTCAGGATTTTGCCAGGCAAGGTGACGGCGCTCGTCGGCGAGTCCGGGTCGGGCAAGTCGGCCATCAGCCAGGCGATCATGGGCATTTTGCCCAGTGTCGCCAAGGTGGGCGGCCGGGTCCTGTTTAACGACACCGCGGCCGGGGCAAAGCCGGTCGACCTGCTCTCGCTCGAAACCGACGGGAGCGAGATCCAGGAAATCCGCGGCGCTCGGATCAGCAAGATCTTCCAGGAGCCGATGACCTCGCTGTCGCCGCTCCACACGATCGGCAACCAGATTTCCGAAGTGCTGAGAATCCACACGGATGCGGACAAGGCGGAGCGCCGGGCGCAAACCGAAGAGCTGCTGGGCTATGTCGGTTTCGCTAATCCGAAGCGGGCCTACGACATGTACCCCTTCGAGCTTTCCGGCGGCATGCGTCAGCGGGCGATGATCGCCATGGCGCTGATCTGCCGCCCGGCACTGCTGATCGCCGACGAGCCGACGACGGCGCTCGACGTGACGGTGCAGGCGCAAATCCTGCAGCTGCTGCGCGAGCTCCAGTCGAAGCTCAACATGGCCATGCTGTTGATCACGCACGACCTTGGCGTCGTCGCCAACATGGCCGACGAGGTGGTCGTCATCTATCACGGCGATATTGTCGAGGCGGGGCCGGTCGAGGCAATCTTCCGCAATCCGCAGCATCCCTATCTCAAGGGGCTGATGGCGGCCGTGCCGCATTTCGACATGAAGCCGGGTGAAAGGCTGAAGGCGCTTCGCGAGGTGCCGGTCAAGGCCGGGACGCTCCTCGGAACCCAGCACGTCAAGAAGGCCGCCGGGCCGGATGTCCTCGTCTCGGTCCGCCATCTGTGCAAGACGTTCTCGACGCGCTCGTCCGGTTGGTTCGGCAGCGGCACCACGTCGCGCCACCGCGCCGTCAACGATGTCAGCTTCGACATCCGTCGCGGCGAGTGCCTGGGGCTGGTCGGCGAAAGCGGCTGCGGCAAGACGACCGTCAGCAAGATACTGATGCGCGCCGTGACGCCGGATCAGGGTTCGGTCACCTTCGACGACGGGGAAGGCGCCGTCGACGTCCTGAAGCTCGATGGCGCCGAGCTCAAGGCGCTTCGCGCCAAGATCCAGATGGTCTTCCAGGATCCGGTCTCGTCGCTTTCGCCGCGCATGACGGTCAAGAACATCCTCAGCGAGCCGCTCGAGATTCACGGCCGGGGCGATCCGAAGTCGCGGGTCGAAACCGTCCGCTCCCTGCTGCAGGCGGTCGGCCTCGACCAGCGCTTCATCAATCGCTATCCGCACAGCTTCTCCGGCGGTCAGAGGCAGCGCATCGGCATTGCCCGGGCGCTGGCGCTGGTTCCGCAGCTCCTGATCTGCGACGAGCCCGTCTCGGCCCTCGATGTCTCAGTCCAGGCCCAGATTCTCAACCTTCTCAAAGATTTGCAGAAGGAACTCGGCCTGACGATGCTGTTCATCTCGCACAATCTGGCGGTCGTCGACTACATGGCCGACCGAATTGCCGTCATGTGTTCGGGGCGGATTGTCGAGCTCGCACCGCGCGAGGTGCTGATGCGCAATCCGGTTCATCCCTATACGAAATCACTGCTGGCAGCCGTGCCCTATCCCGATCTGGATCGGAAGCTCGACTTCGACGCGCTCCAGGCGAGCGGGTGTTCGGACCAGCGTCAGTGGGGAGTGCAATTCTCGGACGGCGGCGAGGAGAACGCTCTCTTTCCGGCCGATCTTGGCGGTGGTCATTACGTGCTCGCCAGGAAATCGGCAGATGCTAGGGAGTTGCGCCCGTGA
- a CDS encoding polysaccharide lyase — protein sequence MLRVAFLAATLLLPTIANAQALQQQQPPLEQKLVDGFEGKDFAPEGGLYYRENFEQSAGTVEFQTAVKRTGNGGLKLSVMPHCPTLNDGCSERAEIWEKTALRVPYDQGVWYGFAVKFEDPIPSGDHRYLIAQWKREIDPGADGDFSPFLALRMDLGKLFATVETNYQLPISTGPEGKPARCGPGEVPAWARPDVNQVRILVATDPNWTTEDSSLFNSCTKAVTVTDHGNPLPEPGSGWIDFAIFTKPGPDGTGHIELFANGKPIITVKGHIGHADKGLGENQYFKFGPYRAADTTDWTLYYDDFRRSSRCADVLTDGVCPFP from the coding sequence ATGCTTCGCGTCGCTTTTCTGGCCGCCACTCTTCTCCTGCCGACCATCGCAAACGCTCAAGCACTGCAGCAACAACAACCGCCTCTGGAGCAGAAACTGGTCGACGGTTTCGAAGGCAAGGATTTTGCGCCGGAAGGCGGCCTCTATTACCGCGAGAATTTCGAGCAGAGCGCCGGCACCGTCGAGTTCCAGACCGCGGTCAAACGGACGGGCAATGGCGGGCTGAAGCTCAGCGTCATGCCGCATTGCCCGACATTGAACGACGGCTGCAGCGAGCGGGCGGAAATCTGGGAAAAGACCGCCCTTCGCGTTCCCTATGACCAAGGCGTCTGGTACGGCTTCGCGGTCAAGTTCGAGGACCCGATTCCGAGCGGCGACCATCGCTATCTGATCGCACAATGGAAGCGCGAGATCGATCCTGGCGCGGATGGGGATTTCAGCCCCTTTCTGGCGCTGCGCATGGACCTCGGGAAGCTCTTCGCCACCGTCGAGACCAATTATCAGCTGCCGATTTCGACCGGCCCCGAAGGCAAGCCGGCCCGCTGCGGGCCGGGCGAGGTGCCGGCCTGGGCCCGCCCCGACGTGAACCAGGTGCGCATCCTGGTGGCCACGGACCCGAACTGGACGACTGAGGACAGCAGCCTTTTCAACTCGTGCACGAAGGCGGTGACGGTCACCGATCACGGCAATCCGCTCCCGGAGCCGGGTTCCGGCTGGATCGATTTCGCGATCTTCACCAAACCCGGGCCGGACGGCACGGGGCACATCGAGCTGTTTGCCAACGGTAAGCCGATCATAACGGTCAAGGGCCATATCGGCCACGCCGACAAAGGCCTGGGAGAGAATCAGTATTTTAAGTTCGGCCCCTATCGCGCCGCCGACACGACCGACTGGACGCTCTATTACGACGACTTCCGCCGTTCATCGCGTTGTGCCGATGTCCTGACGGACGGCGTTTGCCCCTTTCCGTGA